The following are encoded in a window of Salinibacter ruber DSM 13855 genomic DNA:
- a CDS encoding PqiC family protein encodes MTVPVPSVLLRRLGWCAVVVGLVALSTAGCVRLLEPRTSDATYYLLDGASPPDTAATPPPSTDPTGLRIGLQSPRLAPYLDETRLVTRHGPNAVAFSEFHRWGETLDRGIGRTVARTLEARPGIRSVDGVPWPRGATFDYLLRLHVLSFEGVGPRPPGPDADDDAPPPDGHAQMTVQWTLRRPGADTVLVQETTHHRTEDWRVTDYEGLVARLSRGLHVLADDVGTHLQALHRP; translated from the coding sequence ATGACTGTGCCCGTCCCCTCCGTTCTTCTCCGTCGGCTCGGATGGTGCGCCGTGGTCGTCGGCCTGGTCGCGCTCTCGACGGCCGGGTGTGTGCGCCTGTTGGAGCCGCGCACGAGCGACGCCACCTATTACCTGCTCGACGGCGCGTCGCCCCCCGATACCGCGGCGACGCCGCCTCCATCCACGGACCCGACCGGCCTGCGGATCGGCCTGCAAAGCCCGCGCCTGGCCCCTTACCTCGACGAGACGCGCCTCGTGACGCGCCACGGCCCCAACGCGGTCGCGTTTTCCGAATTTCACCGGTGGGGCGAAACCCTAGACCGGGGCATCGGCCGCACCGTGGCCCGCACGCTGGAGGCCCGTCCGGGGATCCGGTCGGTAGATGGGGTGCCGTGGCCGCGCGGGGCGACCTTCGACTACCTCCTGCGGCTGCACGTCCTCAGCTTCGAGGGCGTCGGGCCGCGCCCCCCAGGGCCGGACGCCGACGACGATGCCCCCCCACCGGACGGCCACGCTCAGATGACTGTGCAGTGGACCCTTCGCCGGCCAGGGGCGGACACCGTGTTGGTGCAGGAAACCACCCATCACCGAACGGAAGACTGGCGTGTAACCGACTACGAGGGGCTCGTTGCCCGCCTTAGCCGCGGCCTCCACGTGCTCGCAGACGACGTGGGGACGCACCTTCAGGCGCTCCACCGCCCGTAG
- a CDS encoding MlaD family protein, translating to MSQRVSPTLIGLFVVGALALGVVGVGAFGSGQFFEQRTTFISYFDESVNGLDVGAPVKFKGVPIGEVTDINLRVDLENETFQVPVQYAINLDPVTDTTGARLNLDDPTLLRDQIEDGLRAQLQLESIVTGKLYVELTYISDPDSAVYAQGPPSRLSIPTELSPLAKLGEGASGLVTNLRQFDVTQINENLVTFLVNANDKLEALDAEAINRSALSTIESVRKVVESKEVRTALQDMPKATERLRATIKDAQALIQRLDRGVEPTADELEKTSRQLRATLKRMRRTMDEVDQTLSPNSGIGYQMNEALSNLSEATEALRVLVQSLERNPSMFLRGREEPPPSNQQ from the coding sequence ATGAGCCAACGTGTCAGCCCAACCCTTATCGGCCTCTTCGTCGTCGGCGCCCTGGCGCTGGGCGTCGTGGGGGTGGGGGCCTTCGGCTCCGGGCAGTTTTTCGAGCAGCGAACGACGTTCATCAGCTACTTCGACGAGTCGGTCAACGGGCTCGACGTGGGCGCCCCGGTCAAGTTCAAGGGCGTGCCCATCGGCGAGGTGACGGACATCAACCTGCGCGTCGACCTCGAAAACGAGACGTTTCAGGTGCCGGTGCAGTACGCAATCAACCTCGATCCCGTGACGGACACCACCGGGGCGCGCCTCAACCTCGACGACCCGACCCTGCTCCGCGACCAGATCGAGGATGGGCTGCGGGCGCAGCTGCAGCTCGAAAGCATCGTCACCGGCAAGCTGTACGTCGAGCTCACGTACATCTCCGACCCGGACTCGGCCGTCTACGCCCAGGGCCCGCCGTCCCGTCTCTCCATTCCGACCGAGCTCTCCCCCCTGGCCAAGCTCGGCGAGGGCGCGTCCGGCCTGGTGACAAACCTGCGCCAGTTCGACGTGACGCAGATCAACGAGAACCTCGTCACCTTCCTCGTGAACGCCAACGACAAGCTGGAGGCGCTCGACGCCGAGGCGATCAACCGCTCGGCCCTGTCGACCATCGAGTCGGTGCGGAAGGTGGTGGAGTCCAAGGAGGTGCGCACCGCGTTGCAGGACATGCCAAAGGCCACCGAGCGGCTGCGGGCCACCATCAAGGACGCACAGGCCCTGATCCAGCGGCTCGATCGGGGCGTGGAGCCGACGGCCGACGAGCTCGAAAAGACGAGCCGGCAGCTCCGCGCGACCCTAAAACGGATGCGCCGCACGATGGACGAGGTGGATCAGACCCTCTCCCCCAATTCCGGCATCGGCTACCAGATGAACGAGGCCCTCTCGAACCTCTCGGAGGCCACGGAGGCCCTGCGGGTGCTCGTGCAGTCCCTGGAGCGCAACCCCAGCATGTTCCTCCGCGGCCGCGAAGAGCCCCCTCCCTCGAACCAGCAGTAG
- a CDS encoding ABC transporter ATP-binding protein, with translation MSPPESAPAISAEDLVLAFGSFVVMEDLTFDVESGEIFAIMGGSGSGKSTLLKHLFGQMHPSAGTIRIGGRDLWAMSADERAAMLREVGILYQADALWSTMTLAENVALPLEEHTALAAPDIDRIVSLKLALVGLRGFEDFRPHEISGGMRKRAALARAVALDPDLLFFDEPTSGLDPISARRLDDLILQLRDSLDTTVVVVSHDLESIFTIADRALYLDIDTKTMTALGPPEDLRSNPPNERVYQFLTRSLDNE, from the coding sequence ATGTCCCCCCCCGAATCCGCCCCTGCCATTTCGGCCGAGGATCTCGTGCTCGCCTTCGGGTCCTTCGTGGTGATGGAGGACCTCACGTTTGACGTGGAATCGGGCGAGATTTTTGCCATCATGGGCGGGAGCGGGTCGGGCAAGAGCACCCTGCTCAAGCACCTGTTCGGCCAGATGCACCCGTCCGCGGGCACAATTCGGATCGGCGGGCGCGACCTGTGGGCGATGAGCGCGGACGAACGCGCCGCAATGCTCCGCGAGGTGGGCATCCTCTACCAGGCGGACGCGCTCTGGAGCACCATGACGCTCGCCGAGAACGTGGCCCTGCCCCTCGAAGAACACACGGCCCTCGCGGCCCCGGACATTGACCGGATCGTGTCGCTCAAGCTCGCCCTCGTCGGCCTGCGGGGCTTCGAGGACTTCCGTCCCCACGAAATCAGTGGGGGCATGCGGAAGCGGGCCGCCCTCGCCCGGGCCGTCGCCCTCGATCCCGACCTGCTGTTCTTCGACGAGCCGACCTCCGGCCTCGACCCGATCAGCGCCCGGCGCCTCGACGACCTCATCCTACAACTGCGCGACAGCCTCGACACGACCGTCGTGGTGGTGAGCCACGACCTGGAAAGCATCTTTACCATCGCCGACCGCGCGCTCTACCTCGACATCGACACCAAGACGATGACGGCCCTCGGCCCCCCTGAGGACCTGCGAAGCAACCCACCCAACGAGCGCGTGTACCAGTTTTTGACTCGGTCTCTCGACAACGAATAG
- a CDS encoding ABC transporter permease encodes MQVETHHTDDTLVLAPVGDWTLDRPLPDARAVMVNAAPSSPVAAVAFDTSGLGDWDSSLVTFLFEAAEYGRAHDLDVRIDTLPTSLERLVALSQAVPEADTTPEAADTALLARLGHWGLAAYDEAHALVTFLGQAVRSVGAILTGRGRMRWRTFGVALQESTASALPIVTVISLLVGLIVAFLGAVVLQRFGADYFVSYLVSYGMLRELGALMTAIIMTGRTGAAFAAELGSMQVNEEIDALETFGISPIDFLVTPRILAVVLALPMLTLYADALGIVGGMGVAVTMLDLTTTQFLTGLLEPVVLSDALVGIFKAVVYGGIIGLAGCMRGLQAGDDASAVGQATTSAVVTGILLIVFANAIIDWAAAVLQV; translated from the coding sequence ATGCAGGTCGAGACCCATCATACCGACGACACGCTGGTCCTTGCGCCCGTGGGTGATTGGACCCTTGACCGGCCGCTGCCCGACGCACGGGCCGTGATGGTAAACGCCGCCCCGTCGAGCCCCGTGGCGGCGGTCGCCTTCGACACCTCCGGGCTGGGCGACTGGGACAGCAGCCTCGTCACCTTTCTCTTTGAGGCCGCCGAGTACGGCCGGGCCCACGACCTGGACGTGCGGATCGACACGCTCCCCACGTCCCTAGAGCGGCTCGTCGCGCTCTCGCAGGCCGTGCCGGAGGCGGACACGACGCCGGAGGCGGCGGACACGGCTCTGCTCGCCCGCCTCGGCCACTGGGGCCTGGCGGCGTACGACGAGGCGCACGCACTGGTTACCTTCCTGGGGCAGGCCGTCCGCAGCGTGGGCGCCATCCTCACCGGACGGGGGCGGATGCGCTGGCGCACGTTCGGGGTGGCCCTGCAAGAAAGCACCGCCTCGGCCCTGCCCATCGTCACGGTCATCAGCCTCCTCGTGGGCCTTATCGTCGCGTTTCTGGGGGCCGTGGTGCTCCAGCGGTTCGGGGCGGACTACTTCGTCTCCTACCTCGTCAGCTACGGCATGCTGCGGGAGTTGGGGGCCCTCATGACCGCCATCATCATGACGGGCCGCACCGGGGCCGCGTTCGCCGCCGAGCTCGGGAGCATGCAGGTGAACGAGGAGATCGACGCGCTGGAGACGTTCGGCATCTCGCCGATCGACTTTCTGGTGACGCCCCGCATCCTGGCGGTCGTGCTGGCGCTGCCCATGCTCACACTCTACGCGGACGCGCTGGGCATCGTCGGCGGCATGGGGGTGGCCGTGACCATGCTGGACCTCACGACCACGCAGTTTCTCACGGGCCTCCTGGAGCCGGTCGTGCTGTCCGACGCCCTCGTGGGGATCTTCAAGGCCGTCGTGTACGGCGGCATCATCGGCCTCGCCGGGTGCATGCGGGGGCTACAGGCCGGCGACGACGCCTCGGCGGTGGGCCAGGCCACGACATCCGCCGTCGTCACCGGCATCCTCCTCATTGTCTTCGCCAACGCCATCATCGACTGGGCCGCGGCCGTGCTTCAGGTGTAG
- a CDS encoding OmpA family protein: MSMSSVRHSTPLVLLVTALLLGGCSSLSNTEKGAIIGTGAGAAGGAAVGKAAGGTAEGAIIGAAVGGAAGALIGNRMDTKAEELDEELDNADVERVGEGIKVTFDSGILFDFDSSTLRAEARQNLTEFAESMQGFEDTKILVVGHTDAQGSEEYNQKLSDRRAESATRHLVDRGVDPSRLTSVGRGETEPVASNETEEGRQQNRRVEVAIYANEEYRERVQAQTEGSGGR; the protein is encoded by the coding sequence ATGTCCATGTCGTCTGTTCGTCATTCCACGCCCCTGGTTCTCCTCGTCACGGCCCTCCTGCTGGGCGGGTGCTCGTCACTGAGCAATACGGAGAAAGGAGCCATCATCGGAACCGGCGCCGGCGCGGCCGGCGGCGCGGCCGTGGGCAAGGCCGCCGGGGGCACCGCCGAGGGCGCCATCATCGGCGCGGCCGTGGGCGGCGCGGCCGGGGCCCTTATCGGCAACCGCATGGACACCAAGGCCGAGGAGCTCGACGAGGAACTCGACAACGCCGACGTGGAGCGGGTCGGGGAGGGCATCAAGGTGACCTTCGACAGCGGCATTCTGTTTGACTTCGACTCCTCCACCCTCCGCGCCGAGGCCCGCCAGAACCTGACCGAGTTCGCGGAAAGCATGCAGGGGTTCGAGGACACCAAGATTCTCGTCGTGGGCCACACGGACGCCCAGGGCTCCGAAGAATACAACCAGAAGCTATCGGACCGACGCGCGGAGTCGGCTACACGGCACCTCGTGGACCGCGGCGTCGATCCGAGCCGCCTGACGTCTGTGGGACGGGGCGAGACCGAGCCCGTCGCCTCCAACGAGACGGAGGAGGGCCGTCAGCAAAACCGGCGCGTCGAGGTTGCCATCTACGCCAACGAGGAGTACCGGGAGCGCGTGCAGGCGCAGACGGAGGGCAGCGGCGGCCGGTAG
- a CDS encoding Gfo/Idh/MocA family protein, whose amino-acid sequence MAVNWGILGTGNIAHLVAEDLRRLPNAELTAVGSRAQARADTFGDTFDVPHRHGSYEALVADPALDVVHVATPHSAHLEHATLALEAGHAVLCEKPLALNAAQAERLIDTARRHDQFLMEAMWTRFLPVMDDVHRLVHEERVLGDVHLLRADIGVTQPVDPTHRLFDPALGGGALLDLGVYPVAFAFDLFGAPDTVTSSAVLADTGVDAQCAAVFRYDDGTQAMWHASLGADAGRTCVLAGPEGRLRGTRAWWKGAPFELTRSDGATASWARPYEGNGYQFEAAHVMACLREGRTESPVMPLNESHALLRTMDALRAEWGVAYPQEA is encoded by the coding sequence ATGGCCGTAAACTGGGGCATCCTGGGCACCGGCAACATCGCCCACCTCGTCGCCGAGGATCTACGACGCCTTCCCAACGCAGAGCTAACCGCCGTGGGCTCTCGGGCGCAGGCCCGGGCCGACACGTTCGGGGACACGTTCGACGTTCCGCACCGGCACGGGTCCTACGAGGCCCTCGTGGCCGACCCTGCCCTCGATGTCGTTCACGTGGCGACTCCACACTCGGCCCACCTCGAACACGCCACCCTGGCGCTGGAGGCCGGGCACGCCGTCCTCTGCGAGAAACCCCTCGCCCTGAACGCCGCGCAGGCCGAACGGCTCATCGACACCGCCCGGCGGCACGACCAGTTTTTGATGGAGGCGATGTGGACCCGCTTCCTCCCTGTCATGGACGACGTCCACCGCCTCGTGCACGAAGAACGCGTCCTCGGCGACGTGCACCTGCTCCGGGCCGACATCGGCGTGACGCAGCCCGTCGACCCGACCCACCGACTCTTCGACCCTGCCCTCGGCGGCGGGGCCCTCTTGGATCTTGGCGTGTACCCCGTGGCGTTTGCCTTCGACCTGTTCGGCGCGCCGGACACGGTCACCTCCTCGGCCGTCCTCGCCGACACCGGCGTCGACGCGCAATGCGCGGCCGTCTTCCGCTACGACGACGGGACGCAGGCGATGTGGCACGCCTCACTGGGGGCCGACGCCGGACGGACCTGCGTGCTTGCCGGCCCGGAGGGACGCCTGCGGGGCACGCGGGCCTGGTGGAAGGGGGCCCCGTTTGAGCTCACCCGGAGCGACGGCGCGACGGCGTCCTGGGCCCGCCCGTACGAGGGGAACGGCTACCAGTTTGAGGCCGCCCACGTTATGGCCTGCCTCCGTGAGGGGCGCACGGAGAGCCCCGTGATGCCCCTCAACGAGAGCCACGCCCTCCTGCGGACGATGGACGCCCTCCGCGCGGAATGGGGCGTCGCGTATCCCCAAGAGGCGTAG